A single region of the Candidatus Sungiibacteriota bacterium genome encodes:
- a CDS encoding DUF3850 domain-containing protein has product MRTITKKTWPEYFKKVRARKKNVELRLADFKISKGDILLLQEWDPKKKIFTGRSVKRRVAAVHKVNMAKFHSQKKLTKYGLYAIEMK; this is encoded by the coding sequence ATGAGAACCATAACCAAGAAAACTTGGCCGGAGTATTTTAAAAAAGTACGGGCGCGAAAAAAGAACGTTGAACTTAGGCTTGCCGACTTCAAAATTTCTAAAGGCGATATATTACTGCTTCAGGAGTGGGACCCAAAGAAGAAGATTTTTACCGGAAGGAGTGTAAAAAGAAGAGTGGCGGCCGTACATAAGGTCAATATGGCCAAGTTCCATTCGCAAAAAAAGCTAACAAAATACGGTCTATACGCTATTGAGATGAAATAA
- the rplP gene encoding 50S ribosomal protein L16 has translation MLQPKKVKHRKWQKGRRGGKETRGTELAFGSYGLKALEARWITARQVEAARRAMTHYVQRGGKIWIRIFPDKPVTKKPPEVTLGGGKGSVDHYVVPVKPGRILFEMDGVSEEVAEEAMRLAGHKLPIKTKFVKRS, from the coding sequence ATGTTACAGCCCAAAAAAGTAAAACACCGCAAGTGGCAAAAAGGACGTCGGGGCGGCAAGGAAACGCGCGGCACTGAACTTGCCTTTGGCTCCTATGGGTTAAAGGCGCTGGAGGCACGCTGGATTACGGCGCGTCAAGTTGAAGCCGCTCGTCGGGCGATGACGCATTACGTTCAGCGCGGTGGTAAAATATGGATCCGTATTTTTCCTGATAAACCAGTAACCAAAAAACCGCCTGAAGTGACGCTAGGCGGCGGTAAGGGGTCAGTAGATCACTATGTGGTTCCGGTAAAACCGGGCAGAATACTTTTTGAAATGGATGGTGTCAGCGAAGAAGTGGCGGAAGAAGCCATGAGGCTGGCTGGCCATAAACTACCCATTAAGACCAAGTTTGTTAAAAGGTCATGA
- the rpmC gene encoding 50S ribosomal protein L29, whose amino-acid sequence MKVNELIKKSQEELEVLLEEKRQKQEEMGRLLHQKKIKNVKELWAIKKDIARILTILKSYEAS is encoded by the coding sequence ATGAAAGTTAATGAATTAATAAAAAAATCCCAAGAGGAGCTAGAGGTACTGCTTGAGGAAAAGAGGCAAAAACAGGAAGAAATGGGGCGGTTGCTTCATCAGAAAAAGATAAAAAATGTAAAGGAGCTCTGGGCTATTAAAAAAGACATTGCCCGCATATTAACTATTTTAAAATCCTATGAGGCATCTTAA
- the rpsQ gene encoding 30S ribosomal protein S17 — translation MRHLKGIVVSNKMQKTVIVRVDRLKKHPRYHKYYRISKRFKAHDEAGEYKTGDVVIIEETRPYSRGKRWTVKGLLKREAAAESELPEEQS, via the coding sequence ATGAGGCATCTTAAGGGTATTGTAGTTTCAAATAAAATGCAAAAAACGGTCATAGTAAGAGTTGACCGTCTTAAAAAGCACCCCCGTTATCATAAGTACTACCGTATCTCTAAGCGTTTCAAAGCGCATGACGAGGCTGGTGAATACAAGACGGGCGACGTTGTGATTATTGAAGAAACAAGGCCTTATTCTAGAGGTAAACGTTGGACAGTCAAAGGTCTGCTTAAACGCGAAGCGGCGGCGGAGTCTGAGTTGCCGGAGGAACAATCATGA
- the rplN gene encoding 50S ribosomal protein L14 has translation MIQTRSMLKVADNSGAKLLQVIKVLGGTRRRYARLGDLVVASVKVAEPRKAVKKKDVVRAVIVRERAPYRRKDGSYVRFDDNAAVVVDGFDPKGGRIFGPVARELRDRGYTKIISLASEVV, from the coding sequence ATGATTCAAACACGTTCCATGTTAAAAGTAGCCGATAACTCCGGGGCAAAACTTCTCCAAGTTATTAAAGTTTTAGGTGGGACAAGGCGCCGCTATGCGCGTCTTGGAGATTTGGTGGTAGCTTCGGTAAAGGTTGCCGAGCCGCGCAAGGCCGTAAAGAAAAAGGATGTGGTGCGGGCTGTTATTGTCCGGGAACGGGCCCCCTATCGTAGAAAAGACGGCTCTTACGTTCGTTTTGACGATAATGCTGCCGTGGTTGTGGATGGTTTTGATCCCAAGGGTGGTCGTATTTTTGGGCCGGTGGCGAGGGAGTTAAGAGATCGGGGATATACAAAAATTATTTCATTAGCATCCGAGGTTGTATGA
- a CDS encoding 50S ribosomal protein L24, translated as MKIKKGDQVQIISGNDKGKKGKVIAVLPQERKIVVEGVNIKKKHVRPRSQGKKGELVKVPLPFSVSRAMLICGKCAKPTRAGLKINASRQKARVCKKCGGEF; from the coding sequence ATGAAAATAAAAAAAGGCGACCAAGTGCAAATTATTTCCGGAAACGATAAAGGGAAAAAAGGAAAGGTTATTGCGGTTTTGCCCCAAGAAAGAAAGATAGTGGTAGAGGGGGTAAATATCAAGAAAAAACATGTAAGGCCGCGCTCTCAGGGCAAAAAGGGGGAGTTAGTCAAGGTGCCTCTCCCGTTTTCCGTATCGCGGGCAATGCTGATCTGCGGAAAGTGCGCAAAACCCACACGCGCTGGGTTAAAAATAAACGCGTCCCGTCAAAAAGCAAGAGTCTGTAAAAAATGCGGAGGCGAGTTTTGA
- the rplE gene encoding 50S ribosomal protein L5 gives MPTLQEKYKKEVVPAMRTKFGYKNIMAVPKITKVVVNVGVGKLHDSKEREEVQRYLALITGQKSSSRPAKKAIAAFKTRKGLVIGYRVTLRDKRMYDFLSRLVNVALPRTRDFQGIDPGSFDPAGNLTIGVKEHMVFPEIIGEDYRFLFGLEVTVVTTAKKKEEGIELLKLIGFPIRS, from the coding sequence ATGCCAACACTACAAGAAAAATACAAAAAGGAAGTAGTCCCCGCGATGCGGACCAAGTTTGGCTACAAAAACATAATGGCCGTACCCAAAATCACGAAGGTGGTGGTAAATGTAGGGGTGGGAAAATTGCACGATTCCAAAGAGCGTGAAGAGGTACAGAGATATTTAGCGTTAATCACTGGTCAGAAATCAAGTTCCCGTCCGGCTAAAAAAGCTATTGCCGCTTTTAAAACAAGAAAAGGGCTGGTTATCGGTTATCGGGTTACGCTTCGCGATAAACGGATGTATGATTTTTTGTCGCGTCTGGTCAACGTTGCTCTTCCCCGTACCCGTGACTTTCAAGGAATTGACCCAGGGTCGTTTGATCCGGCGGGCAATTTGACTATTGGTGTAAAAGAGCATATGGTATTCCCAGAGATAATCGGTGAGGACTACCGATTTTTGTTTGGGCTGGAAGTAACTGTGGTGACTACGGCAAAGAAAAAGGAGGAGGGCATAGAGTTATTGAAGTTGATAGGATTCCCCATAAGAAGTTAA
- a CDS encoding type Z 30S ribosomal protein S14: MAKQSVIARALKPPKYKSRVVRRCFRCGRKRGYIRDFDLCRICFRELANRGEIPGIKKSSW, translated from the coding sequence ATGGCAAAACAATCCGTTATAGCCAGAGCATTAAAACCACCAAAGTATAAGTCGCGAGTTGTGCGGCGCTGTTTTCGGTGTGGTAGAAAACGGGGCTATATCCGGGACTTTGATCTCTGCCGTATTTGTTTTAGGGAGCTGGCCAACCGAGGCGAGATACCGGGGATAAAAAAGTCATCGTGGTAA
- the rpsH gene encoding 30S ribosomal protein S8, producing the protein MDPISDMFIRIKNASRAGHETVLLPYSKFKHELAKVLEKSGFVKAVERKGKRVRKSLEVVLKYENDEPAIHEIKLISKASRRVYAPYRKLGRQRHGGIIIVSTPKGVMMSSEAKKQKVGGEFIAEVW; encoded by the coding sequence ATGGATCCAATATCTGACATGTTTATAAGGATTAAAAACGCTAGCCGCGCGGGACACGAGACCGTGCTTCTTCCGTATTCTAAATTTAAACATGAGCTTGCGAAGGTGCTGGAGAAGTCGGGTTTTGTTAAAGCGGTTGAGCGAAAAGGCAAGCGGGTGCGAAAATCTCTGGAAGTTGTGCTGAAGTATGAAAATGATGAGCCGGCCATCCATGAGATTAAACTTATTTCCAAGGCCAGCCGCAGGGTTTATGCGCCCTACCGTAAATTGGGCAGACAACGCCATGGCGGTATTATTATTGTTTCGACGCCTAAGGGAGTCATGATGAGTTCAGAAGCAAAGAAACAAAAGGTCGGCGGAGAGTTTATTGCGGAGGTGTGGTAA
- the rplF gene encoding 50S ribosomal protein L6, protein MSRIGKKPIPVPVGVAVSLDGSNLVVKGPKGELTRLLHPDIAIEIKEGEISVTTRRQTKKTPALWGLFRSLIANMIVGVTAGYEKKLEFEGVGYRANLEGDTLIMQLGFSHPARLEAPSGIKFSVEKNSITILGIDKELVGETAARLRSLKPVEPYKGKGIRYKGEIVRRKAGKKAVAAA, encoded by the coding sequence ATGTCACGCATTGGTAAAAAACCAATACCTGTTCCGGTCGGCGTTGCGGTTTCACTTGATGGGTCCAACTTAGTAGTTAAGGGTCCCAAGGGCGAGCTTACACGACTCCTGCATCCGGATATTGCTATTGAGATAAAGGAAGGAGAAATTTCTGTTACCACACGCCGTCAGACCAAAAAAACGCCGGCCCTCTGGGGACTTTTCAGGTCGCTAATCGCCAATATGATAGTTGGGGTAACGGCAGGGTATGAAAAAAAACTTGAATTTGAAGGGGTTGGGTATCGCGCAAATTTGGAAGGCGACACGTTGATCATGCAGCTTGGTTTTTCTCACCCTGCTCGTCTGGAAGCTCCTTCCGGGATAAAATTTTCTGTTGAGAAAAACTCCATTACAATATTGGGTATAGACAAGGAATTGGTAGGCGAGACTGCGGCTCGTTTAAGGTCACTTAAACCAGTTGAACCATATAAAGGCAAGGGCATACGCTACAAGGGCGAAATTGTTCGTCGCAAGGCAGGCAAAAAAGCCGTGGCTGCGGCATAA
- a CDS encoding 50S ribosomal protein L18: protein MKTRKDKRTQRHRRVRARIKGTDERPRLSAFKSNRHLMLQLIDDIVGKTLVAANDTEVSIKKTKGSLLVRAGKVGELLAKRALEKKIKQAVFDRGGYKYHGIVKAASDGARKGGLTF, encoded by the coding sequence ATGAAAACAAGAAAAGACAAAAGAACACAGCGCCATCGTAGAGTACGCGCAAGAATTAAGGGAACAGACGAGCGTCCGCGCCTTTCTGCATTCAAGTCAAACAGACATCTTATGCTTCAGCTTATTGACGATATTGTCGGTAAAACGTTGGTAGCCGCCAACGATACCGAAGTGTCCATAAAAAAGACAAAAGGTTCACTATTGGTACGTGCGGGAAAAGTCGGGGAGTTATTGGCCAAAAGAGCCCTGGAAAAGAAAATAAAACAGGCGGTTTTTGACCGAGGTGGTTATAAATACCATGGTATAGTCAAGGCAGCGTCCGATGGGGCGCGTAAGGGCGGACTTACTTTTTAA
- a CDS encoding 30S ribosomal protein S5, which produces MIKRERKSGQDFGRERSEFDQTVLDVRRTARVVAGGRRFTFRATVVIGNRNGKVGLGIGKGADVASAVEKAVYQAKKNVIIVPLTSSYSIPHEVSAKFSSARIILKPSREGRGLVAGGPVRTIAGLVGIKNLTSKIISRTVNKLNNAGATMEALKKLKQPSKNNRYATASVEAAK; this is translated from the coding sequence ATGATCAAACGCGAACGAAAATCTGGTCAGGATTTTGGACGTGAAAGATCTGAATTTGATCAGACTGTTTTGGACGTCCGCAGAACGGCGCGGGTAGTGGCCGGGGGAAGACGTTTTACTTTTCGCGCCACGGTGGTGATTGGCAATCGTAATGGAAAAGTTGGGTTGGGTATTGGTAAGGGGGCTGATGTTGCTTCAGCCGTGGAAAAGGCAGTATATCAGGCAAAGAAAAATGTAATAATAGTTCCTCTGACCAGCTCCTACTCAATTCCTCACGAAGTTTCAGCGAAATTCTCTTCGGCCCGCATTATTTTAAAGCCGTCGCGTGAGGGCAGGGGACTTGTGGCTGGCGGTCCGGTGCGAACCATTGCTGGTCTTGTGGGTATAAAAAATCTTACGTCAAAAATTATTTCCCGTACTGTTAATAAACTTAATAATGCGGGTGCGACTATGGAGGCTTTAAAAAAACTGAAACAGCCGTCTAAAAATAATCGTTATGCAACTGCATCAGTTGAGGCCGCAAAATAA
- a CDS encoding uL15 family ribosomal protein, with translation MQLHQLRPQNKIRRSRRIGRGGKRGTYSGRGIKGQRARAGAKIRPAEREILKKIPKLRGYKFKSWRKRPVVVNLAAINEKFKSGDTVSPESLLKAGLVSRIKGRIPPVKILGKGELKKKIIFKDVNFSKTAKSKL, from the coding sequence ATGCAACTGCATCAGTTGAGGCCGCAAAATAAAATAAGGCGTTCTCGAAGAATAGGGCGCGGCGGAAAACGCGGCACTTATTCGGGTCGCGGTATTAAGGGTCAGCGCGCCCGGGCCGGCGCCAAAATTAGGCCGGCCGAGCGCGAAATTTTGAAAAAAATCCCGAAACTCCGCGGCTATAAATTTAAGTCTTGGCGCAAAAGACCAGTTGTAGTAAATCTCGCGGCGATTAATGAAAAATTTAAGTCGGGCGACACCGTATCGCCGGAAAGTTTGTTAAAAGCCGGACTTGTGAGTAGAATAAAAGGAAGGATTCCTCCGGTCAAAATTTTAGGCAAGGGAGAACTAAAAAAGAAAATTATTTTTAAGGACGTAAATTTCTCCAAGACGGCAAAATCCAAGCTCTAA
- the secY gene encoding preprotein translocase subunit SecY codes for MLKKLALLFTIPDLRKKVFFIFAILVVFRIAAAIPVPGVDPVRLKAFLGGNQFFGLLNIFSGGVLDNLSIVMLGVGPYITATIIMQLLTMIVPRLKEMYQEEGEAGRTRFNQYSRLLTVPLALLQSYGLLVLLIRQQVIPSPTIFGYLSNMIIATAGTMFLMWLGELITEKNIGNGVSLIIFAGIVSRLPFSIQQELFTFTPDRVPTYFAFAAVALIVIAGVIIISEGQRNVPVSYAKRIRGMRMYGGVSTHLPLRVNQAGVIPIIFAISIILFPGLIGSFLAGVPNQFVQEASRFLIQIFNNRWFYGIIYFLLVFIFTYFYTAVTFDPKAISENIQKQGGFVLGIRPGRPTAEFLYNILNRITLAGGLFLGAVAVLPLLVQGVFGIRALTLGGTALLIVVSVVLETVKQINAQLVMREYENI; via the coding sequence ATGCTGAAAAAACTGGCCCTGCTTTTCACCATTCCCGACCTGCGCAAAAAGGTATTTTTTATTTTTGCAATACTCGTGGTTTTTCGTATTGCGGCGGCAATCCCCGTGCCGGGTGTTGATCCGGTGCGTCTTAAAGCGTTTCTTGGCGGCAACCAGTTTTTTGGTCTTTTAAATATTTTTTCCGGAGGAGTGCTTGATAACTTGTCTATTGTTATGTTGGGTGTCGGGCCCTACATAACCGCAACGATCATCATGCAGCTTTTGACTATGATCGTGCCGCGCCTCAAAGAAATGTATCAGGAGGAGGGTGAGGCGGGGAGGACACGTTTTAACCAATACTCCCGTCTGCTTACTGTACCTTTAGCCTTGCTTCAGTCTTACGGGCTTCTCGTGCTTTTAATCCGTCAGCAGGTTATTCCTTCCCCCACAATTTTTGGTTATCTCTCCAACATGATTATTGCTACTGCCGGTACCATGTTTTTGATGTGGTTGGGCGAGCTGATAACGGAAAAAAATATCGGCAACGGCGTCTCCCTGATTATTTTTGCGGGTATTGTTTCGCGTCTCCCTTTTTCTATTCAGCAGGAGCTGTTTACCTTTACTCCAGACCGAGTCCCTACCTATTTTGCTTTTGCGGCGGTGGCGCTCATTGTTATTGCCGGCGTTATTATTATTTCCGAAGGACAGCGCAACGTGCCGGTCTCTTACGCTAAACGCATCCGCGGGATGCGCATGTATGGAGGGGTTTCCACCCACCTGCCCCTGCGAGTAAATCAGGCGGGGGTTATTCCTATTATTTTTGCGATTTCCATAATTCTTTTTCCGGGACTTATAGGAAGTTTTCTTGCCGGCGTGCCCAACCAGTTTGTTCAGGAGGCTTCTCGTTTTCTGATTCAGATTTTTAATAATCGCTGGTTTTACGGTATAATTTACTTTTTGCTTGTTTTTATCTTTACTTATTTTTATACCGCAGTTACTTTTGATCCCAAGGCCATTTCCGAAAATATTCAAAAGCAGGGCGGGTTTGTTTTGGGTATAAGGCCGGGCAGGCCCACGGCGGAGTTTCTCTACAACATCTTGAACCGTATCACTCTTGCCGGGGGACTTTTTTTGGGAGCAGTGGCCGTGCTTCCGCTTCTGGTACAGGGCGTTTTTGGAATACGCGCCCTGACCTTGGGAGGCACCGCGCTTTTAATAGTTGTGTCTGTGGTTCTTGAAACCGTAAAGCAGATTAACGCCCAGTTAGTTATGCGAGAATATGAAAACATATAA
- a CDS encoding nucleoside monophosphate kinase translates to MKNTQLKNKLATVILGRSGSGKGTQAKFIVQRLKKYGVRHLETGELLRSIVKTDNLTTQIIRQVMKTGGLVPGWVAAFAWLRELIVYGHANKHLVFDGAPRRIWEAELLDEVMRWHGRSMPYCLYIDVGAREATRRLLARGRSDDTPSAVRNRMKFFQDHVLTVLKYYKRQGRLIHINGEQSVKAIWREIDRTLARKLGRRWPRR, encoded by the coding sequence ATGAAAAATACGCAATTAAAAAATAAATTAGCTACGGTGATTCTGGGCCGTTCTGGTTCTGGAAAAGGGACGCAGGCCAAGTTTATTGTGCAGCGTCTAAAAAAATACGGAGTGCGGCATTTAGAGACAGGGGAACTTTTGCGGTCTATCGTTAAAACTGACAACCTTACTACACAGATAATCCGGCAGGTTATGAAAACCGGCGGTTTGGTCCCCGGTTGGGTAGCAGCATTTGCGTGGCTGCGCGAATTGATTGTATATGGACACGCAAACAAGCATTTGGTTTTTGACGGTGCCCCGCGAAGAATTTGGGAAGCAGAGCTTCTGGACGAGGTAATGCGTTGGCACGGTCGGTCCATGCCCTATTGTCTTTACATTGATGTTGGTGCAAGAGAGGCCACGCGTCGGCTTCTGGCTCGTGGCCGGAGTGACGACACGCCGTCGGCGGTTCGTAATCGTATGAAGTTTTTTCAGGACCACGTTCTTACCGTACTTAAATACTACAAGCGTCAAGGACGCCTAATACATATTAACGGAGAACAGTCCGTTAAGGCGATTTGGCGTGAGATTGATCGTACTTTGGCAAGAAAACTAGGAAGGAGGTGGCCGAGAAGATGA
- the map gene encoding type I methionyl aminopeptidase: MITIKTSEEIKTLREGGRRLAEILQRVVANVKQGISTFELDRLAESLILASGGAPAFKGYRIKETRKSYPCSLCTSVNDEVVHAIPSQDRFLKAGDIIGLDIGMRWGGLFTDMAVTVGIGKISQEAERLIRITKESLGVGIRAVRPGARTGDVGYAVEQHLKKNKLGVIRDLAGHGVGYAVHEEPLIPNYGKPGIGPELKEGMVLAIEPMATLGDWRVVLADDEWTFKTMDGSLAAHFEHTVMVTSGGVEVLTKNSGPC; this comes from the coding sequence ATGATTACAATAAAAACTTCAGAAGAAATAAAAACTTTGCGTGAGGGCGGCCGGAGGCTCGCAGAAATTCTTCAAAGGGTTGTTGCGAATGTAAAACAAGGCATCTCGACTTTTGAACTTGATAGGCTCGCCGAGAGCCTTATTTTAGCTTCCGGTGGCGCACCCGCGTTTAAGGGCTATCGCATCAAAGAGACCCGCAAATCTTATCCCTGCAGTCTTTGTACTTCGGTTAATGACGAAGTAGTTCATGCGATTCCAAGCCAAGACAGGTTTTTAAAAGCCGGAGACATTATCGGATTAGATATCGGTATGCGGTGGGGTGGTTTATTTACAGATATGGCCGTGACCGTTGGTATTGGCAAAATTTCTCAAGAAGCAGAGCGTTTGATCCGCATTACTAAAGAGTCTCTCGGGGTTGGAATACGGGCCGTACGGCCGGGAGCGCGGACCGGAGACGTTGGTTATGCGGTTGAGCAGCACCTAAAAAAAAATAAACTCGGAGTTATTCGTGATCTTGCAGGGCATGGCGTTGGATATGCAGTTCACGAAGAGCCGTTGATACCCAATTACGGTAAACCCGGCATCGGACCAGAACTTAAAGAGGGTATGGTGCTTGCCATAGAACCCATGGCTACGCTTGGGGACTGGCGGGTAGTGTTGGCTGACGATGAATGGACATTTAAAACTATGGACGGAAGTTTAGCCGCGCATTTTGAACATACTGTGATGGTGACGAGTGGGGGAGTAGAGGTCTTGACTAAAAATAGTGGTCCATGCTAG
- the ruvX gene encoding Holliday junction resolvase RuvX — MRHLGIDYGEKRIGIAVSDPNGQIAFPRKVFFNRGNPRLLSELVTLIEEEKVSKVIVGLPVSLDGRETGQTKVVREFAESLEKEVAIPVEFENEMLTTRMAEQAGIKKEHTDEAAAALILQAYLDRINK, encoded by the coding sequence ATGCGCCACCTTGGTATAGATTATGGGGAAAAAAGAATCGGAATCGCGGTGTCTGACCCGAACGGCCAGATTGCCTTTCCACGCAAGGTGTTTTTTAATCGGGGGAATCCCCGCTTGTTGTCGGAGCTCGTCACTCTTATTGAAGAGGAAAAAGTCTCAAAAGTTATTGTTGGGCTGCCCGTAAGTCTTGACGGGAGGGAAACGGGACAAACCAAAGTTGTACGAGAATTTGCCGAAAGTTTGGAAAAAGAAGTAGCCATACCCGTAGAATTTGAAAACGAAATGCTTACTACCCGCATGGCGGAGCAGGCCGGAATTAAAAAAGAACATACGGACGAGGCCGCAGCGGCCCTTATTTTGCAGGCGTATTTAGATAGAATAAACAAATAA
- a CDS encoding glycosyltransferase, producing MYLSWIIPAYNEEKRIEKTLREVDSYLQSKGFAGGYEIIVVNAASRDRTAQIVNGLRQTVPNLQLFDVDNRGKGWAVKQGMLTAQGDLRLFSDADNSTAPNYFDKMEPFLRQGYDVVISSRNSKDVVGASRDVKEPWYREILGLLGNLMIQVFGVWGIWDTQNGFKACNAGAAKEIFSRTLMYGFSFDIEMLALAKRLKYKIGIIPVRWRFETESKVTLASYLKVFFDVFRIRWNLVINKYHL from the coding sequence ATGTATTTATCTTGGATCATTCCTGCTTATAACGAAGAGAAGCGGATTGAAAAAACACTGCGCGAGGTGGATTCTTATTTGCAATCTAAAGGTTTTGCTGGCGGATATGAAATAATCGTGGTTAATGCCGCTTCTCGCGACCGAACAGCTCAAATTGTAAACGGTTTGAGGCAGACAGTTCCCAATCTCCAGCTTTTTGACGTTGATAACCGCGGTAAGGGCTGGGCCGTTAAACAGGGGATGCTCACGGCCCAAGGCGACCTTAGACTTTTTTCGGACGCCGACAACTCTACTGCACCAAACTATTTTGACAAAATGGAGCCGTTCCTCCGTCAGGGCTATGATGTGGTGATTTCTTCCCGAAATTCCAAAGACGTTGTCGGCGCCTCGCGTGACGTTAAAGAGCCGTGGTATCGTGAGATTCTCGGCCTCCTGGGTAATTTAATGATCCAAGTATTTGGAGTGTGGGGCATTTGGGATACGCAAAATGGTTTTAAGGCTTGTAATGCTGGAGCCGCCAAGGAAATTTTTTCGCGCACGCTGATGTACGGATTTTCTTTTGATATTGAGATGCTGGCTTTAGCCAAACGTCTGAAGTATAAGATCGGCATTATCCCTGTGCGCTGGAGATTTGAGACGGAGAGTAAGGTGACGTTGGCCTCCTACTTAAAAGTATTTTTTGACGTATTTAGGATCCGTTGGAATTTAGTTATCAATAAGTATCACTTATGA
- a CDS encoding DUF4921 family protein, with product MRNISELRQDIASQDWVVIATGRAKRPHEFLKQKRAPFVQPRSLCPFEKLHSDALSVYSKDGERGKENWWVEVIPNKYPAFGKGLCAVFRKVGPYQRTDGVGFHEVVITRGHERSLAQMSDEEAELMVRAYQDRYLALKDEECVEYISIFHNHGLLAGATLSHPHSQIIAIPVIPGDVERSLSGSTRYFHTHKTCLGCVVIRYELKARDRIIYENNDYVVIAPYASKTAFEIRISPKRHNPHFEVMTSQERFGFANALRVVLKKLHKGLRNPDYNFFLHTAPTGDSKEFRHYHWHLEILPKTAIWAGFEIGTGIEISTITPETAAQFLKKIKV from the coding sequence ATGAGAAATATATCGGAACTTCGTCAGGATATTGCATCTCAAGACTGGGTAGTGATTGCTACTGGACGTGCCAAACGTCCGCATGAATTTTTGAAACAAAAACGGGCGCCTTTTGTTCAGCCGCGTAGCCTCTGTCCCTTTGAGAAGCTTCACTCCGATGCTCTGTCGGTTTATTCCAAAGATGGCGAACGGGGAAAAGAAAATTGGTGGGTGGAAGTAATCCCCAACAAATATCCGGCTTTTGGTAAGGGTCTATGCGCTGTTTTTCGTAAAGTGGGACCCTATCAACGGACCGACGGCGTGGGGTTCCACGAGGTAGTAATTACACGGGGGCACGAACGGTCTCTTGCCCAGATGTCTGACGAAGAAGCTGAACTTATGGTGCGCGCCTATCAGGACCGCTATCTTGCCCTTAAGGATGAGGAATGTGTTGAGTACATATCTATATTTCATAATCACGGCCTTCTGGCCGGGGCTACCCTTTCTCATCCTCATTCCCAGATAATTGCTATACCGGTTATACCCGGCGACGTTGAAAGAAGTTTAAGCGGATCAACCCGATACTTTCATACGCATAAGACCTGTTTGGGTTGTGTTGTTATACGCTACGAACTCAAGGCCAGGGACAGGATTATTTATGAAAATAACGACTACGTGGTTATCGCGCCCTACGCCTCCAAAACGGCTTTTGAAATACGAATTTCCCCCAAACGCCACAACCCCCATTTTGAAGTGATGACATCCCAAGAGCGTTTTGGTTTTGCCAACGCCCTGCGAGTGGTTTTGAAGAAGCTACATAAAGGACTGAGAAATCCTGACTATAATTTTTTTCTACACACCGCGCCTACGGGGGATTCCAAAGAATTTCGCCACTACCACTGGCATCTTGAGATTTTGCCCAAAACCGCGATCTGGGCGGGATTTGAAATAGGAACGGGCATTGAAATATCAACCATTACCCCTGAAACGGCGGCCCAGTTTCTCAAAAAGATAAAAGTATGA